The Bacteroidota bacterium DNA window TATGGCGGATATCTGAGCAACCGTTCATTCGGTGGAACGCAGGTGCAACGAACTTTTTACGCAGCAGGACAAACCGGACAACAACTTTTGCTCGGAGCATATTCTGCTCTCGAAAGACAAGTTGGACTCGGAACTGTAAAAATGTTTTCACGCCACGAAATGCTGGAAGTGGTGGTGATTGACGGAAAGGCAAGAGGAATTATTGCGCGCGATCTGATTTCCGGAAAACTGGAAAGGCATTTCGGTCACGCGGTTCTTCTCTGCACGGGCGGCTATGGAAATGTTTTTTATCTCTCAACAAATGCGATGGGCTGCAATGTAACCGCAAACTGGAAAGCGCATAAGAAAGGTGCCTTCTTCGGAAATCCCTGCTACACGCAAATTCATCCGACTTGCATTCCTGTTTCCGGTGACCATCAATCAAAATTAACTTTGATGAGCGAATCCCTTCGCAACGATGGACGAATCTGGGTTCCGAAAACAAAAAGCGATACCAGAAAAGCAAATGAAATTCCTGAAGACGAACGCGATTATTATTTGGAGAGAAGATATCCCGCCTTCGGAAATTTAGTTCCGCGCGATGTAGCTTCGCGTGCTGCGAAAGAAAGATGCGATGAAGGATTTGGCGTTGGCGCTTCGAAAATGGCGGTGTATCTCGATTTCGCTTCCGCCTATGAGCGCTACGGAAAAACTCAGGCGAACAAAACAAATCTTCATAATCCAACGGCAGAAAAAATTATTTCTCTTGGCAAAGAAATCGTCAAAGAAAAATATGGAAATCTTTTCGAGATGTATGAAAAAATTACGGGAGAAAATCCATACGAAGTTCCGATGCGGATTTATCCTGCCGTGCATTATGTGATGGGCGGGTTGTGGGTTGATTACGATTTGATGACGACCGTTCCCGGAATGTACGCACTGGGCGAAGCAAATTTTTCCGACCACGGTGCGAATCGTCTCGGTGCTTCTGCGCTTATGCAGGGATTGGCTGACGGATATTTTGTGATTCCCTATACAATCGGTTCGTATCTCTCTTCTGAAATCCGCACGAAAGCAATTTCCACCGAGTACGAAGCGTTTGCGGAAGCAGAGAAAAAAGTTCAGGAAAATATTGATACGCTGATGAACATTCGCGGAACAAAATCAGTTGACCATTTTCATAAACGCCTCGGAAAAATAATGTGGGATAAATGCGGAATGGGACGCAACGCGAAAGGTTTGACCGAAGCGATTTCAGAAATAAAAAATCTCCGCGAAGAATTCTGGAAAGATGTGCGCATTCCCGGAATACAAAATGAATTAAATCCCGAACTGGAAAAAGCAGGACGTGTGGCAGATTTTCTCGAACTCGGTGAACTGATGTGCAAAGATGCGCTTCATCGCAATGAAAGTTGTGGCGGGCATTTCCGCGAGGAATACCAAACCGAAGACGGAGAAGCAAAACGCGATGATGAAAATTTTACTTATGCGGCCGCCTGGGAATTTAAAAATGTTGGAGAGTGGGAATTGAATAAAGAAGATTTGAATTTTGAAGTTGTTCATCCAACGCAAAGAAGTTACAAGTAATGCGTCATTGCGAGCGAAGCGAAGCAATCTCACAATTGACAAAAAAGAAAATATAATATGAATCTTACTCTCAAAGTCTGGCGGCAAAAAAATAAATCCGACAAAGGCGGATTCGCCACTTATGCGGTTGATGGAATTTCCGAGGACATGTCTTTTCTAGAAATGTTCGATGTGCTGAATGAGCGCCTCATCGCGAAAGGTGAAGAGCCAATCGCTTTCGACCACGATTGCCGCGAGGGAATTTGCGGAATGTGTTCGATGTTTATCAATGGCCGCGCGCACGGGCCGAACAAAGGAACAACAACCTGCCAACTGCACATGCGCTTTTTCAAAGACGGAGATACGATTGTTGTGGAACCGTGGAGAGCGAAAGGATTTCCGGTGATAAAAGATTTGGTGGTTGACCGCACCGCGTTCGACCGCATTATGGCGGCAGGCGGATTTGTTTCCGTGAGCACCGGCAACGCAAAAGACGCAAATAATATTCCCATTCCGAAACCGGATGCGGATGAAGCATTTGGCGCTGCCGCTTGCATTGGCTGCGGAGCGTGCGTGGCTTCGTGCAAAAATTCCGCTGCGATGCTTTTTGTTTCAGCAAAAGTTTCTCAACTCGCGCTTCTTCCTCAGGGACAAGTGGAAAGAAAACAACGCGTGCAAAGCATGGTGGCGCAGATGGACGAAGAAGGATTCGGCAACTGCACAATGACCGGCTCCTGCGAAGCGGATTGTCCGAAAGAAATTTCCATCCTGCATATTGCGAGGATGAACAGAGAATATATGATGTCAAACATAATCGAATAAAAAATGGACGCACACAACATCACCACCGCATTTCAATTAGACGGATTTCAGATTACAAAAAATCTCGGAATCGTAAGAGGAATTACCGTTCGCTCGCGCAGTGTGCTCGGAAATATTGGCGCGGGATTTCAGGCGCTGGTGGGCGGAAATATTTCCATTTACACCGAGCTCTGCGAGAAGGCGCGCATCGAAGCGTTTGAAATTATGATTCGCCACGCAGAACAAATCGGAGCGAATGCAATTATCGGAATGCGCTACGATGCCAATGAAGTTTCAGCGGGAATCACGGAAGTTCTCTGCTATGGAACTGCGGTTGTGGTTGAGAAAGCATAGTTCTTATTTTTGCTTATGGCAAAGCCGAAGCAAAAAGTTCTTCCTTCTCAGAATTTATATTCCAACAATTTTTTATCGGGATATGAGAAATATTTTCTGCCGATAGTTATTGCGATTACTTTCATTTGCTTTTTTCCTTCTCTCCAAGATAAATTCACCAATCTTGACGACACAAATTATATTATAGACAACCCGGTTGTCAAAAATATAAACGCGGAAAATATAAAAGCAATTTTTTCTAAGCAGTTCGTGGGAAATTACCAGCCGCTTACAATGCTGAGTTATATGGTTGATTATAAATTTTTCGGACTGAATCCTTTCGGCTGGCATTTGATAAATTTGATTTTTTATTTGCTCTGTGTCGCGCTTGTTTTTCTTATTGCTGAAAAATTTTCTGCGCACAAACCCATAGCTTTTATTACTTCTCTG harbors:
- a CDS encoding fumarate reductase/succinate dehydrogenase flavoprotein subunit; this translates as MSEKLKSKIPSGHLETKWTNYKSTVPLVNPANKRSLEIIVVGSGLAGSSAAASLAELGYKVKCFCFQDSPRRAHSIAAQGGINAAKNYQNDGDSVYRLFYDTIKGGDYRAREGNVYRLAEVSSNIIDQCVAQGVPFAREYGGYLSNRSFGGTQVQRTFYAAGQTGQQLLLGAYSALERQVGLGTVKMFSRHEMLEVVVIDGKARGIIARDLISGKLERHFGHAVLLCTGGYGNVFYLSTNAMGCNVTANWKAHKKGAFFGNPCYTQIHPTCIPVSGDHQSKLTLMSESLRNDGRIWVPKTKSDTRKANEIPEDERDYYLERRYPAFGNLVPRDVASRAAKERCDEGFGVGASKMAVYLDFASAYERYGKTQANKTNLHNPTAEKIISLGKEIVKEKYGNLFEMYEKITGENPYEVPMRIYPAVHYVMGGLWVDYDLMTTVPGMYALGEANFSDHGANRLGASALMQGLADGYFVIPYTIGSYLSSEIRTKAISTEYEAFAEAEKKVQENIDTLMNIRGTKSVDHFHKRLGKIMWDKCGMGRNAKGLTEAISEIKNLREEFWKDVRIPGIQNELNPELEKAGRVADFLELGELMCKDALHRNESCGGHFREEYQTEDGEAKRDDENFTYAAAWEFKNVGEWELNKEDLNFEVVHPTQRSYK
- a CDS encoding succinate dehydrogenase/fumarate reductase iron-sulfur subunit gives rise to the protein MNLTLKVWRQKNKSDKGGFATYAVDGISEDMSFLEMFDVLNERLIAKGEEPIAFDHDCREGICGMCSMFINGRAHGPNKGTTTCQLHMRFFKDGDTIVVEPWRAKGFPVIKDLVVDRTAFDRIMAAGGFVSVSTGNAKDANNIPIPKPDADEAFGAAACIGCGACVASCKNSAAMLFVSAKVSQLALLPQGQVERKQRVQSMVAQMDEEGFGNCTMTGSCEADCPKEISILHIARMNREYMMSNIIE
- a CDS encoding YbjQ family protein; this encodes MDAHNITTAFQLDGFQITKNLGIVRGITVRSRSVLGNIGAGFQALVGGNISIYTELCEKARIEAFEIMIRHAEQIGANAIIGMRYDANEVSAGITEVLCYGTAVVVEKA